Proteins found in one Zea mays cultivar B73 chromosome 1, Zm-B73-REFERENCE-NAM-5.0, whole genome shotgun sequence genomic segment:
- the LOC100275622 gene encoding uncharacterized protein LOC100275622: MPKITSSPSPTISAMNPLLPSSFPKSPHPPDPNPSSPNPSPCSYLLHADADDEALIQIPGQNPSLVGASASFALLPSIDPAPHVSSQFYTFSAASYGLMLRCIRAGRSASSDEVRGATSLSVLASWRAVWKDRNEDTAYLTAWKRIQDKLAASADGLHLHFKSNAAQRVSHVGMWRDIVSEAHADPELLRHLAFRDTVDRIKQSWTVGAKFYGIPESFVRACVAACPVCKAAPAGQPYFTISSPGHGKRRRRFEYTETLDVPARDVARRLQQLAAKHKVVLCIRQKYIRYRPFMAEVKDYACHRAGEPTSSSGSAASSAGNLEGKKARVKREPYQSKRCGCGFRIRAIVPIANYNEKDKSFVYLEEGTAVFKLYAVHSGHEPGPLDGNARIVHRLVGHKGGLEFDPDIYGVSGEGDPTFSAKGYEYADIDDSHQAVLQQVRDLRSEVLLLEGKVAKMHPELLGSLSTELSEVLHRIRKFNLEGNVYQHETLMVGNEEVRGWGSADVSHQLDQHDRAFCKDDEMLDDDTDFGSSLGPIVSWDRMEAECEDRKMLMGDSPKCDKWMLKDDVGEFDAKSILNCGDDDGVGDSKVIKPLMHDDTMVTGPSLVGIHVEGFYAGTKWYDSQGLDSSVDGGDSSFRHGGIV; this comes from the coding sequence ATGCCGAAGATCACCTCGTCGCCGTCTCCCACCATCTCCGCCATGAATCCCCTCCTCCCGTCCTCCTTTCCCAAATCACCCCACCCGCCGGACCCAAACCCTAGCTCCCCGAATCCTAGCCCCTGCAGCTACCTCCTCCACGCCGACGCCGACGACGAGGCGCTGATTCAAATCCCTGGTCAGAACCCTAGCCTGGTGGGTGCCTCCGCCTCCTTCGCGCTGCTGCCGTCTATCGACCCGGCTCCACACGTCTCGTCGCAGTTCTACACCTTCAGCGCCGCCTCCTACGGGCTCATGCTACGCTGCATCCGCGCGGGCCGCTCCGCCTCCTCCGACGAGGTCCGCGGCGCCACGTCGCTCTCCGTGCTCGCCTCCTGGCGGGCGGTCTGGAAAGATCGAAACGAGGACACGGCCTACCTCACCGCGTGGAAGCGCATCCAGGACAAGCTCGCCGCGTCGGCCGACGGCCTGCACCTTCACTTCAAGTCCAACGCCGCGCAGCGCGTCTCCCACGTCGGCATGTGGAGGGACATAGTCTCGGAGGCGCATGCCGACCCTGAACTGCTACGGCACCTCGCGTTCAGGGACACCGTCGACCGCATCAAACAGTCGTGGACTGTGGGGGCCAAATTCTACGGTATTCCAGAATCATTTGTCCGCGCATGTGTTGCTGCATGCCCTGTTTGTAAAGCTGCGCCTGCTGGCCAGCCGTATTTCACTATCTCATCACCTGGACATGGGAAGCGGCGGCGCAGGTTTGAATATACtgagacattggatgtgccggctAGAGATGTAGCTCGTAGGTTACAGCAATTGGCTGCTAAGCACAAGGTTGTTCTTTGTATAAGGCAGAAGTATATTAGGTATAGGCCCTTCATGGCTGAGGTGAAAGATTATGCATGCCACCGTGCTGGAGAGCCCACTTCAAGTAGTGGGAGTGCTGCATCCTCAGCCGGTAATTTAGAGGGTAAGAAGGCGCGGGTAAAGCGAGAGCCATACCAGTCGAAGAGGTGTGGTTGTGGGTTCCGTATTCGGGCAATTGTGCCGATAGCTAATTACAATGAAAAAGACAAGAGTTTTGTGTACTTGGAGGAGGGCACTGCAGTGTTCAAGCTTTACGCTGTGCATTCAGGGCATGAGCCAGGGCCACTTGATGGCAATGCACGAATTGTTCACAGGTTGGTTGGTCATAAGGGAGGTCTTGAGTTTGATCCAGACATTTATGGTGTCAGTGGGGAAGGTGATCCTACCTTTTCAGCAAAGGGGTATGAATATGCTGATATTGATGATTCGCACCAGGCAGTCTTGCAGCAAGTACGGGATCTGAGATCAGAAGTTCTCTTGCTAGAAGGGAAGGTGGCTAAGATGCACCCAGAATTGTTAGGGTCACTGTCCACCGAGTTGTCTGAGGTTTTGCACAGGATTAGGAAGTTTAATTTGGAGGGTAATGTCTACCAACATGAGACATTGATGGTAGGCAATGAAGAAGTCAGGGGATGGGGGTCAGCGGATGTATCTCACCAGTTAGACCAGCATGATCGAGCATTCTGCAAGGATGATGAGATGCTTGATGATGATACTGACTTTGGCTCAAGCCTTGGACCTATTGTCTCGTGGGATAGGATGGAAGCAGAGTGCGAGGATAGAAAGATGCTCATGGGTGATAGCCCAAAGTGCGACAAGTGGATGCTTAAGGATGATGTGGGTGAATTTGATGCGAAGAGTATTCTTAACTGTGGGGATGATGATGGCGTGGGAGATTCCAAGGTCATCAAACCATTGATGCATGATGACACCATGGTAACTGGCCCAAGTTTGGTAGGTATTCATGTAGAAGGATTTTATGCCGGAACAAAATGGTATGATTCACAAGGTTTGGATTCCAGTGTTGATGGAGGGGATAGCAGTTTTAGGCATGGCGGAATCGTGTGA